A portion of the Scleropages formosus chromosome 13, fSclFor1.1, whole genome shotgun sequence genome contains these proteins:
- the hnrnpa0a gene encoding heterogeneous nuclear ribonucleoprotein A0a isoform X2, producing the protein MENQLCKLFVGGLNVQTTDEGLRKHFEQYGKLTDCVVVQNQQLKRSRCFGFVTYSTVEEADAAMAARPHVLDGNNVELKRAVAREDAGKPEALAKVKKIFVGGIKDDVEEENLREYFSQFGAIEKAEVISDKQTGKKRGFGFVYFEDNDSADKAVVLKFHTINGHKVEVKKALTKQEMQAAGARSRGRGGRAMGRSQNGYGGGRGGGGGGGYGSYSGGYGGHDGGYGSGYGGGYGSGYGGYGDQMGGYGGGNGYNDFGSGYGQQSSGYGPMKEFAKQMDFNKFLLLSAV; encoded by the coding sequence ATGGAAAACCAACTGTGCAAGCTTTTTGTCGGCGGCCTCAACGTCCAGACCACCGACGAAGGCCTTCGCAAGCACTTCGAGCAGTACGGGAAGCTGACGGACTGCGTGGTGGTGCAGAACCAGCAGCTCAAGCGCTCGCGCTGCTTCGGCTTCGTCACCTACTCGACCGTGGAGGAGGCTGACGCGGCGATGGCCGCCAGGCCGCACGTCCTGGATGGTAACAACGTGGAGCTGAAGCGAGCCGTGGCTCGGGAGGACGCGGGCAAACCCGAGGCGCTCGCCAAGGTGAAGAAGATCTTCGTCGGGGGGATCAAAGACGACGTGGAGGAAGAGAACCTGCGCGAGTATTTCTCGCAGTTCGGCGCCATCGAGAAAGCCGAGGTGATCAGCGACAAGCAGACAGGCAAGAAGCGCGGCTTCGGCTTTGTCTACTTCGAGGACAACGACTCGGCCGACAAGGCGGTGGTGCTCAAGTTCCACACCATCAACGGGCACAAGGTGGAGGTGAAGAAGGCCCTCACCAAGCAGGAGATGCAGGCTGCCGGAGCCCGAAGCCGGGGCAGAGGCGGACGGGCCATGGGAAGATCCCAAAATGGCTACGGcgggggaagaggaggaggaggaggcggcggctaCGGCAGCTATAGCGGAGGCTACGGGGGCCATGATGGCGGCTACGGCAGCGGCTATGGCGGCGGCTACGGCAGCGGATACGGCGGCTATGGTGATCAAATGGGCGGCTACGGCGGAGGGAACGGCTACAATGATTTTGGCAGCGGCTACGGCCAGCAGTCCTCTGGCTATGGGCCCATGAAAG
- the LOC108923143 gene encoding heterogeneous nuclear ribonucleoprotein A0-like, which yields MENQLCKLFVGGLNVETTDDGLRKHFEQYGKLTDCVVVQNQQLKRSRCFGFVTYSTVEEADAAMAARPHVVDGNNVELKRAVAREDAGKPEALAKVKKIFVGGLKDDVEEENLREYFSQFGAIEKAEVISDKQTGKKRGFGFVYFEDNDSADKAVVLKFHTINGHNKVEVKKALTKQEMQAAGARNRGRGGRAMGRSQNGYGGGRGGGGGGGYGSYSGGYGGGYGGSDGGYGYGSGGGGYGGSYGGSSGGGYGYGDQMGGYGGGNGYSDFGSGYGQQSSGYGPVKGGSGYSSRSSGPYSRGGGGGYSRGGYGGSY from the coding sequence ATGGAGAACCAGCTGTGCAAGCTTTTTGTCGGCGGCCTCAACGTGGAAACCACAGACGATGGGCTCCGTAAGCACTTCGAGCAGTACGGGAAGCTGACGGACTGCGTGGTGGTGCAGAACCAGCAGCTCAAGCGCTCGCGTTGCTTCGGCTTCGTCACCTACTCGACCGTGGAGGAGGCCGACGCGGCGATGGCCGCCAGGCCGCACGTGGTGGACGGCAATAACGTGGAGCTGAAGCGAGCCGTGGCTCGGGAGGACGCGGGCAAACCCGAGGCGCTCGCCAAGGTGAAGAAGATTTTCGTCGGGGGGCTCAAAGACGACGTGGAGGAAGAGAACCTGCGCGAGTATTTCTCGCAGTTCGGCGCCATCGAGAAAGCCGAGGTGATCAGCGACAAGCAGACGGGCAAGAAGCGCGGCTTCGGCTTTGTCTACTTCGAGGACAACGACTCGGCCGACAAGGCGGTGGTGCTCAAGTTCCACACCATTAACGGGCACAACAAGGTGGAGGTGAAGAAGGCCCTCACCAAGCAGGAGATGCAGGCTGCCGGAGCCCGAAACCGGGGCAGAGGCGGACGGGCCATGGGAAGATCCCAAAATGGCTACGGcgggggaagaggaggaggaggaggcggcggctaCGGCAGCTATAGCGGAGGCTACGGCGGCGGCTACGGTGGCAGTGATGGCGGATACGGCTACGGCAGCGGTGGCGGCGGCTACGGCGGCAGCTACGGAGGAAGCAGCGGCGGCGGCTATGGCTACGGCGACCAGATGGGCGGCTACGGCGGTGGGAACGGCTACAGTGACTTTGGCAGCGGGTACGGGCAGCAGTCCTCCGGCTACGGGCCCGTGAAGGGCGGCAGCGGCTACTCGAGCCGGAGCAGCGGGCCATACTCTCGGGGTGGCGGCGGGGGCTACAGCCGAGGGGGCTACGGAGGCTCGTACTGA
- the LOC114912093 gene encoding heterogeneous nuclear ribonucleoprotein A0-like, which produces MTNQLCKLFVGGLNVQTTDDGLRKHFEQYGKLTDCVVVQNQQLQRSRCFGFVTYSTVEEADAAMAARPHVVDGNNVELKRAVAREDAGKPEALAKVKKIFVGGLKDDVEEENLREYFSQFGAIEKAEVISDKQTGKKRGFGFVYFEDNDSADKAVVLKFHTINGHKVEVKKALTKQEMQAAGARNRGRGGRAMGRSQNGYGGGRGGGGYGSYGGGYGGHDGYGGYGSSGGYGNQGGYGGGYGDQMGGGYGPGNGYSDFGDDYGQQSSGYGAMKGGGYSGRSSGPYSRGGSGGYGRGGYGGY; this is translated from the coding sequence ATGACGAACCAGTTGTGCAAGCTGTTTGTCGGCGGCCTCAATGTACAAACGACAGACGATGGGCTCCGTAAGCACTTCGAGCAGTACGGGAAGCTGACGGACTGCGTGGTGGTACAGAACCAGCAGCTGCAGCGCTCGCGTTGCTTCGGCTTCGTCACCTACTCGACCGTGGAGGAGGCCGACGCGGCGATGGCCGCCAGGCCGCATGTGGTGGACGGTAACAACGTGGAGCTGAAGCGGGCCGTGGCTCGGGAGGACGCGGGCAAACCCGAGGCGCTCGCCAAGGTGAAGAAGATCTTCGTCGGGGGGCTCAAAGACGACGTGGAGGAAGAGAACCTGCGCGAGTATTTCTCGCAGTTCGGCGCCATCGAGAAAGCCGAGGTGATCAGCGACAAGCAGACGGGCAAGAAGCGCGGCTTCGGCTTTGTCTACTTCGAGGACAACGACTCGGCCGACAAGGCGGTGGTGCTCAAGTTCCACACCATCAACGGGCACAAGGTGGAGGTGAAGAAGGCCCTCACCAAGCAGGAGATGCAGGCTGCCGGAGCCCGAAACCGGGGCAGAGGCGGACGGGCCATGGGAAGATCCCAAAATGGCTACGGCGGGGGAAGAGGAGGCGGCGGCTACGGCAGTTATGGCGGAGGCTACGGGGGCCATGATGGATACGGCGGCTACGGCAGTAGTGGCGGCTATGGAAACCAAGGCGGCTACGGAGGAGGCTACGGCGACCAAATGGGCGGCGGATACGGGCCTGGGAACGGCTACAGTGACTTTGGCGACGACTACGGCCAGCAGTCCTCTGGCTACGGTGCGATGAAAGGGGGCGGTTACTCAGGCCGAAGCAGCGGACCGTACTCTCGGGGAGGCAGCGGTGGGTACGGCCGGGGGGGATACGGCGGCTATTAA
- the hnrnpa0a gene encoding heterogeneous nuclear ribonucleoprotein A0a isoform X1, with the protein MENQLCKLFVGGLNVQTTDEGLRKHFEQYGKLTDCVVVQNQQLKRSRCFGFVTYSTVEEADAAMAARPHVLDGNNVELKRAVAREDAGKPEALAKVKKIFVGGIKDDVEEENLREYFSQFGAIEKAEVISDKQTGKKRGFGFVYFEDNDSADKAVVLKFHTINGHKVEVKKALTKQEMQAAGARSRGRGGRAMGRSQNGYGGGRGGGGGGGYGSYSGGYGGHDGGYGSGYGGGYGSGYGGYGDQMGGYGGGNGYNDFGSGYGQQSSGYGPMKGNYSGRSSAPYSRGGGGYGRGGYGGSY; encoded by the coding sequence ATGGAAAACCAACTGTGCAAGCTTTTTGTCGGCGGCCTCAACGTCCAGACCACCGACGAAGGCCTTCGCAAGCACTTCGAGCAGTACGGGAAGCTGACGGACTGCGTGGTGGTGCAGAACCAGCAGCTCAAGCGCTCGCGCTGCTTCGGCTTCGTCACCTACTCGACCGTGGAGGAGGCTGACGCGGCGATGGCCGCCAGGCCGCACGTCCTGGATGGTAACAACGTGGAGCTGAAGCGAGCCGTGGCTCGGGAGGACGCGGGCAAACCCGAGGCGCTCGCCAAGGTGAAGAAGATCTTCGTCGGGGGGATCAAAGACGACGTGGAGGAAGAGAACCTGCGCGAGTATTTCTCGCAGTTCGGCGCCATCGAGAAAGCCGAGGTGATCAGCGACAAGCAGACAGGCAAGAAGCGCGGCTTCGGCTTTGTCTACTTCGAGGACAACGACTCGGCCGACAAGGCGGTGGTGCTCAAGTTCCACACCATCAACGGGCACAAGGTGGAGGTGAAGAAGGCCCTCACCAAGCAGGAGATGCAGGCTGCCGGAGCCCGAAGCCGGGGCAGAGGCGGACGGGCCATGGGAAGATCCCAAAATGGCTACGGcgggggaagaggaggaggaggaggcggcggctaCGGCAGCTATAGCGGAGGCTACGGGGGCCATGATGGCGGCTACGGCAGCGGCTATGGCGGCGGCTACGGCAGCGGATACGGCGGCTATGGTGATCAAATGGGCGGCTACGGCGGAGGGAACGGCTACAATGATTTTGGCAGCGGCTACGGCCAGCAGTCCTCTGGCTATGGGCCCATGAAAGGTAATTACTCGGGCAGAAGCAGCGCCCCGTACTCCCGAGGCGGGGGCGGGTACGGCAGAGGGGGTTACGGAGGTTCATATTAA